In the genome of Deinococcus radiopugnans ATCC 19172, the window GGTCTGGACGATCTCGGCGTCAGGGTGCTGTTCCCGTGTGCGGCCTGAAAGCGACACGTGCCGCCACTGCTCTCCCGGGGTCAGGGTCAGCCGACTGCGCGCTTCGGCTAGTCCGGCCAGGTGCATCAGCTCTCGCGGCGCAGCACGCAGGGAGGCAGTATCCTTTCCAATAAAGGTCAGTTCCAGGTCACTCCCCGCGTCATTGACCCGGGTCCGGCAGGTGTACGTCACCCTCGGCAGGGCCAGCCCATCCGCTGCCCTCAGCAGACCACGGCGCTCCAACTGGACAGTCGTCAGGACCAGGTCATCGGCCAGGGTCCGCCGCAACTGCGCCTTGCGCCGGTTCGGGTGAAGTCGTTGCATGAATCCAGAGTAGAAGCCTTTGATTCACTTTTGCTGAAAAACTATGTTTCTAGCTGATCTGGTCGGCTTCTTGCTGTACCGGAGCTGACGGCTGGATATTTAAACAGTTTAGGGTTTTGTAGGAGGCTTTATGTGAAGCAGCCGTATCAAGTCGGATGAAGTCAGACGAATTCTTATACACTTCCTATCAATCGCTTGTGGACAGTCGTTATCTTTTAACCATGCTTGCTTCTGAATTAGGCCGTGAACTGGGTTGGGATCCCAGTACGATGTCCAAGCGCCTGACCATCTATCTGGACGAGTCGGGGCGCTCCAGAAATACCTCACCTTACCTTGATGACCTGACAATCAAACATATACGGGAGGCCAATGACCTTAAGGAGGCAGGTGAAGCAAAAACATTTCGCGTGGCCGTCCAGAAAATCGTGGGGAGCTATACAGAGCCTGTACCACCGGAATCGGTCAAGCAGATTGAACGCCGCTTGGATGCCATTGAGCAGTCACAGGCAGGTCTGCACGGCAAGCTCAACGAAATGCTGACGGCGGTCCAGCAGATTTCGCTGGACAGTGGCCCGGAATTGAGCAGCAGGCTCACTGAGTTACTGACCTATCTTCGGCAGCTCACGCCATCCGCCCAGGAAACGGATGGGCTGTCCTGAGCCAGTGGCCGGACTGTAACGCTGAGAAAAAACATACTGCAGGTGACCGTCTGGGTTGCCCCGTCACAGAGGAAACAATGCATGGGCAAACGGGCGAATGGCGAGGGCACCATCACGGCGCGCAAGAAGAATGGAGTGGTGGTCGGCTACCTCGGCGCAGTCATTGTCGGTTACGGAAAGGACGGTCACGCGGATCGCCGTTGGGTCAGTGGCAAGACCAAACAGCAGGTGGTGACGAAGATGGAGCGCCTCAAGGCGCAGCGCTTTGCTGGCACACTGGTGCCGGGGCAGAAGTGGACCCTGAGCAAGCTGCTTGAACACCACCACCAGCTCAAGGAGCAGGAGGGCATCAAACCCAATACCGTGCGCAGCTACCGGGACACCACGCGGCTGGTGATCGCGCCTTACCTCGGTCACATCGAACTGGAAAAACTCCGGGCGCTCGATGTCTCCAACTGGTTGACCACCCTCCAACGCGAGGGCAAGTCGCCGCGCCGCCGTGAGTACGCGCTGCGGGTGCTCAAGATGGCGCTGCGTCAGGCGGAGCGGCTCGAACTCGTCAACCGCAACGTGGCGGCGGGCGTCCGGCCACCGCGGGTCCAGCAGCAGGAGATGAAGTGCTGGACCCTTCAGGAAGCCAATGCGTTCACAGCGTCCACTCAAGACCACCGCCTGCACGCGGCGTTCTACCTGGCCCTCACCACGGGCCTGCGCCGGGGCGAAATTCTGGGCTTGCAGTGGCGGGACATCAACTGGCAGACCTCACAGCTCAAGGTCCGGCACAACCTCGTCGAGGTGCGCGGAGAATCCGAAGGGCGCATCTATCAGGGAAAGCAGACCGTTTCCAAAATCGGAGTTATTCTCCAGAGTCCCAAGACCAGGGGATCACGCCGGACGATTCCCCTGTCTCCCAAGACCATGGACAAACTGCGCGCCCACCAGCGCCAGCAACATCAGGAGAAAGCCAACGCCGCTGAGGGATGGACCGAGAGCGATTTTGTCTTCGCCTCTACTATTGGTACGCCCACCCATCCGCGCAACTTCTATACCGTGTTCATTGACCTGGTAACCGCTTCGGGTCTCCCGCGTATTCGGATGCATGACCTGCGCCACACCGCCGCCTCACTGATGTTTCAGCGTGGCCTGCCGATCAAAACTATCGCCCAGCGGCTGGGCCACGCGAGTGTGGCATTCACCCTGAACGTGTACACCCACCTGTACGAGGAGCAGAAATCCGAGGCCGCTTTCGACCTGGACGATTGAGGAGGCCAGGCCGCTGGGCCGACCTGCCGGAGCCACCGGATTCTCAACGGCACCCACCTCTCAGACCAGGCAAAACGCGCAGGAAAACGGCAGGATTCACTCCCGGTAAACCGCAAAGTCACGAAGACTCTGTCCTTGCCAAACTACAAACTGGCCGCACGACAAGCCCCTGCGCCCTCCAACTTTCTTGAAGAGCGCAGTGGCTGATCAGGTGTCTGAGCGGTCAGCTTGCTCAGTCTCCAGCTGCTGGACGTTCCGGAGCGTACAGACTGCGGACGACAGGTTCGGCCTCCAGGGTTTCCCGGCGGATCAGCTTCAGGATCTGTTCGGCACGGCGGTAAAGGGTCAGGTAAACCTGAGAACTCATCTGCTCGTTGTCGAGAAGTTCAGGCGCAACCAGGTGGCTGCTCATGCTGTGGCGGAGCTGGGGATTGACCTGAAGGAGGTCATTGAGATACCGGTACGGGGCCTTGTCACTGGCCCGCAGGTTCGTGCCTTTCGGCATCAGCACGCGGTTGACCACGCTGTCACGCACGGCCTCCACCTCCTCAGGGCGGTCCTGCTTGGCCATGGTACGGCGCAAGAAGGCCTGCGGAAACACATGGTGGTCCTGCAATTCCAGGCTTCCGAGAGTGCTCACCGAGAGCAGGTTGTCGCTGGTCCAGTCGCGCAAGCCCTCGGCGGCAAAATGCACGAGGTTGAGCACGCCCTTGTAGATCACGCTGCTGGCCGAACCGTAGGTGAACAACTGTTCTGGATCGCTGAGATTGGGCCGCATGCGCAGAAAATACGAGTGGTCAATCTGCTCACCCCGCGCCACCCGTTGCATCAGCCGGGTGTCTGTCAGGATCTTTTCATTGCTGGCAGCAGAGTAGTGTTCCGCGAAGGTGGTGGACCAGTACCACCAGCGCACGAACATCTGCTGCTGCTGGGTCATGCTGCTGTTGCGGCGCTTATCCAGCTCGAAGAAGAACATCATCAACGGCAGCATCATGGTCTCGGACGGCAGCCAGCGGGGACTGACCATGTAGCGCTGTTCGTGCAAATAATCCAGGGTACGGATGTACAGCCGGGCCACGTCCGGCCAGTGTTTCTTGAAATCGTTGGCTGTGAGTTCACGCAGGATGTGGGTGCGCTCGACGCGCGGCAGCCGCTCGGTAAACACAGCCACAGCGCGCACCAGCAACTCGCGTTTGATGGGGATACCCGGATGACGGTCCAGCAGGTCTTCAAAGGCCTGACGCAGGTTGAAGTGGCCGTACAGTTTGGCCGCCAGGACATCGGTGAAATTGAGCTTGAGGCCAAGCTTGTTGTACCGCTCGAAGAAAATAACGAACTTGTCCAGTCCCATGTCGAGCAGGTAATAGGACATCAGGCGGGGCTCCTCGTAGAGGGTCTTGAGCTTGGGCAGCACCTGACGGAAGATCTTGAACGCGGCCCTCTCGGCGTCCACATCCCCCTCCTTGACGAGGGCGCGGCCATAGGCTGTTTCCCGGCGGAAATACTCCTGGACCTCGTCATCAAATGGCACGCCCTGCGTGTAGAGGTAAGCGTAGTCCAGGGGCACGCAGACCTGGTTGCGCAGGTCCTCGCCCTGAATCCCGAGTTCGGGGTGCAGGAGCTGTTCGAGACTGAGCTGACGCATGCCCTCAGCGGTCACGTCACTGCGCACCGTGAAATACACCTTGTCGTGTCCCTTGAGGGCGCGGTAGATGCTGGTCAGGCGCTGCTGACCGTCCAGGATGATGCGCAGGCCAGAAATCTGACTGGCTGCCTTCATTCGCTTTTCGTCGTACAGGAGCCGCTCGACCTTGGCCCGGCTGCCTTCGCCCCGGCGGGGGCGAACGTCCACGCGGCGCAGCGCCATCTCAAAGTCCGGTTTGCCGTATTTCAGGGAACCGATGTAGAGGCCCTGTACGATGGAATCGAACAGCGTGTAGCTCGATTCGAGGTCCCAGGCGAAGTCGCGCTGGAATTCCGGCAGCAGCAGGGCGGGCGGGTCGGCGCTGAGCTGGGTCATGATCTGCTGGATGCTCTCACTGTTGGAATATTCGTGTGACATGGCAACCTCGGCAACAGGGAATAGAGGAGTTTGCCTGGTCTGGGGAAAAACCAGATCAGGACGGGACGTAAGGAGGCGTCAGGTCAGCAACACTGGCAGTGCGGTGGCCTCGTCGTTCACGTACACGTAGGCCGCATACACCAACTGATCGGCGTTCTGGCCCACGAACATGAAGAAATGCTGCCGGTCGACCAGTCCCAGCCGGTGAGCCCGACGCAGCCACCCATAGTGCTCCAGTGCGTCGCCGATCAGGTTGTCCGGGCGAATCATCCAGTGCCCCAGCCAGTCCACATCGTTTGTGCCGTAGATGCTCAGGCAGTCGCTCCAGCCCAGCAGGTACTGGGGGTCAACGGCCAGGAGCTGGCAGGGCAGGCCCTGCCGGAACTGCGGGTAGCCGGCATGAGACGCGTCGGCGATATGGGCACTCGTGCCCAGGCGCGTGCCGAAGAGTGCGCCGCTGCGGTGATGGCCGGGACTGTCGAGCATGCCCAGAATGACCCGGCTGGCGGTGTCCTCAAGCCGGACGTGTGTCGGGGCAGGCGCTGAAACCAGATCACGTTCCAGTGCGGGCCAGCCCAGAAAGCGCTGTGTTGCTCGTGGAATGTAGGTAGCCTGGCCCTCCTGCGGGCCGGGAGAAACGTCTGCGGGGTACTCTGTCATTGATCCACCTCTCCAATGAATTGGGTCCTGAAGGGGCCAGAGCCTGAGAACTCCCCCTTCAGCTTCAATACTACCATATCCCGCAGCCTCACCAAGCGGGAGTATCACGTTAATGCAGCCTTGCAAATACGGCAGAATGCGTTTTATGTCGGCCACCAGATGGCGTTTAGCCACTTTCCTGCGCGAGCGAGGGCTGAGCGCCTACGCACTTGCCAAGGCCATGGAAGCCCCTCGTCCAACGACCATTTACAGGCTCGCCCGTGAGGACCATGAGCCAACCCGCGTCGATCTGCCCACCCTGACCGCCGTTCTCGACGGCCTCCGGCGGCTGACAGGCGAGGACATTCAGCTCACTGACGTCCTGGAATACGTCCCGGATGTTGGGGCTGGCGAGGAAGCACAGTAAAACGTGCGGGTGGTGGTGCGGCGGCCAAGGGATTGACCAATTTGGGGCATGCGTGACTGCTCCTCTTGATTGCGGGAGAAGGCCAGTCCTGTGCGGCTGACCAGCTCCTTAAGCCGCGCCAACCTGCGACAAACTGGTCAATATCCTGGACTGAGCGTTGCCAAGAAGCTTCCAAAAGAAACCGGGCGATGTAGAGTTCACACGCCTGGTCCGTTGATCAGTCACACGTCACTGGCCGCCGTCCGGAACCGTCCAGCCCCAGGTTTCGATGTGGACCAGACCGTAGGCCGTCTTGTCCCCCCTCCCCGGTGTAGCGGGCGTAATCGGCGAGCAGCCGCATGAAGCTTGACTCGAAATCCCTCGGCGGCGCAATCTGATACTGGACGTCACCGACGCAGGCCCTCAGGGGCGCCTCGCGCATGCCTTTGAAGTAGACGCTGCGGGGGCGCAGACCAAAATCCCTGATGCACACCGATCGGCTGATCCACACGATCAGATCTGGGCCAAATTGTCAGCGTCGCCCACGGCAGCTGACCCACACTGAGGCGCGGGATTTTGAGAAACCGCGAGCGGCGGCCTGAGCGCAGGAGTTGCGTGTGCTTGAGCTGGAATTGTGTGGACGGGATTCACGCCCGTGCAATTGGACAGGGCCTGAAATGAGTTGGCCAACAAGGAGATGGCCGCCGGGTTGATGGGGTTACATCCGGCAGGCCGCACTTGGTGGGGACTTACGCGCCCTCGATGACCGCGTTGAGCGCGACCTGAGCCGCTTGCTGGCGTCGGCACCGTGGACTCCGCCCCAGGAAAGCTGGCTCAGGGTGCTGGCACAGCAGACCCAGGCCATCGGACTGGTGGACGAAGCTGCGCTGGATGAACCGGACCTGCTGCTCAAGCGGGACTACGGCGGCGCCGCCTGTCTCGACAAACCGTTCGGAAGAGACGTAAAGGCAGCCCTCCGGCGCTTTAATGCAGAGATCTGGGCGTCTTGATGCAGTGTGTGTCGAGGGGGCGATGGAGGCAGCCCCTCGCTCCATGCCGTCGCACTTTTACTTCATCCGGATGAATTTCGCGTCTAGCTTGGCGAAAATGTCGCTGACTGCTGCGGCGTAAGCGCTGCTATGGGTGGCTGTGACCGTGGTGATGCCCCCGGCGCTGATCACATTCCAGCTCATCTCCTGCGGATAGTTGGCAAGCGAGAACGTAGTGTTGGCAACAGTGTTGGGATTGGAGCGCAGGACCACGCTGTTACGCTCAATGTCCTCGGCCCGCCAGGGCTGACGCGTAGGCTCGTGGGGCGCTGTGGGCGCAATCGCTACAATCGCGGCCAGCACGGAGTTGTCTTCGCCTGCCTTGGGCGGCTGCGTGGCGTAGCTGACGCTGGTGGTGATCTGGACGGGTGCGGTGCTGTTCAGGGTGGGGGCGCAGGCGGCTAGGAATAGCCCGAGGGCGAGGACAGCTGGAAGGTTGTTCATAGGAATCTCATGGATAGACCTGAAAGTTGTCGATTTTTTCGGGCAGCAGGGCTACGACTGTCTTTTCCACGCCGTAATTGGCGGGCAGCATGGAACCGGGTCTCAAGACATTGGGCGTTGCCCTCAGGGCTTTTGCTGCGGCGCTGGACACACCGTCGAGCTTGAAGGTGATGCGGACGGAGCGCGCCCTGGTTCCGGCGATCAGATAAGGCTCGCTGCTGCCTGCAGTGACGGGTTCAGCGTCTGGAACGGGTTCCGCCTTGACGATAGTGAACTTGCCGAAGCAGTACACCCCCCGGTCACCGTCAACAATCCAGTTGTCCTGCTCAGCCTGGGTGGGAACCATGCTGATCCGGGTGCGGCCAGCGCCGTCTGACGTCCGGGTGACCTCTGCCAGTTTTTGACGCTCAATGAAATCCACGGCAGCCACCGAACCACCGAATAGGCCGCCCAGAACGGTATTCTTCAGGTTCACACCGCGCAGACATGGACGCTCGTAGGGTTCGCCGCTCCGGGCGTTGAGGGCCAGGCCACCCTGATCAACGTAGTACTGGGCTACCTTGCTCAGCTCAGCGGTGTCCACGCTGCGACTGTTTTGACAGGCCGTCATTGCGAGGGCAGCAGGAAGCAGCAGTCTCAGCATTTTGAGAGGCGGTGACGCAAGGAAAAGGCGTGGGATGTTGACCTCCTGGATAAGCCGTACGTCGCACAGTCAAGGCGTCCGTATATGCAAATTATAAATGGCCTAAATCTAAAATGCCAATTTCTAGATTGTCGCTTCTGAATTGGAAGTGCGGAACGCTTGGCGTTATGTCCAAGCGAAATTACACGACCCACACGCCAACGGCTGAGGAGTTGTTGTTGCGCTCCGCTCTGGGACGCAGGATTCGCAGACTGAGACGGGTGGGGGAAATCGCCAATCAGGAATCCTTCGCAGACGCCATCGGTGTCAGCCGGGTTCATATGAGCAAGATCGAACTCGGTCGGGCAGACCTCCGGTTCTCGACGCTCCTGAAGATTGCCCAGGGCCTGGGGCAGCCGCTTGACGAGTTGCTGCGGGACCTGGCGTCGGAAGTACCCCTGCCCGAGTGAGTCTGGCAGGGGCGGTTGGTCATCGGTGCGCTCCAGGCGGGGTAAGCCTGGACAGGGCGAGAGCTGGTATGTGTACCCTCGAGGTCATGAAAGACCTGCACGAGCTGACCCTTGAGGAGTTGCGGTATTTCCTTCGCTTGCTGCGCCAGGCGCGCTATGCGGCGCTCGATGACGCCGAGGACTTCATCTCCATCTGCTTCGCGCTTGAGGAAATCGGGCTGCGCATTCTGGGGGAGAAGCGGACGGGGCTGGGCGGCTACCAGGACGCCCTGACGTTCTGGGTGAAGGATGCCCGGCAGGATCAATTCAGCGCCAACCTGCGCCGGCTTATTGGCGCTCGCAACGACAAGTCGCATACTGGGGCGTACGCCCGTAACGCCGTAACCAAGGCCGTCGCTGTTGGCTCCGTGCTGGAGGATTGTTTGATGGCGCGTCTGATGACGGTGGAGGACATCATGACCGAAGGGGTGGTCTTCGCTGAACCGTTCATGTCATTGGCGAAGGTGCGAGAGCTGATGCTGAGCCACTCTTTTTCCTTTCTGCCCGTGAAGTGGGGCGAGAAATTCGGGCTGCTCTCGGACCGGGAGGTGGCCCGCCTGTGGCGCACCTACGCCAAAAAAGACAGTGAGCCACACCTCACCCCCCTGCGTGACCTGATAGCCCAGGGCAAACTCAGCCCTGGACCGGTGAATGTCATTGAAATTGATACGAAGCTCCAGGATCAGGTGATTTCCGCCGAACCTCAACTTGTGGTTAATGCAGAAGGGTATGTGGTGGGCATTATCTCGGCTTTCGACTGGCTTTAGCTCCGGCAGTGCAGGCACGGCACAGCCGCCGCACCAGACCTGATGCAGCTAATTTCTGGCCCATCCGCCACAATAGGGAGCGATGACGCAACTGCAAACCACCCGTGACGGCGTCGCCAAGCTGTGGGGGCTGTGTGATGGGATGTGCGACGACGTGGCCTATCACCAGTACGTGACAGGGCTGACCTACCTGCCGTTCTTTAAAATGGGCGAGGAAACTGGCAGCGAGTTGCCCCTAGGGTACCGCTGGCGTGACCTGAGGGTCAGGTACGGGCTGCAGCAGCTGGATTTTGACAAGGCGATGCTGCATCTTGGCACTGATACACGCGGGGTGGTTCAGGGGATTTATGCCAACGCCAACAGGATGATCACCAACCCCACCACCCTCGTGAACGGCATGGACAACCTCGACTGGTGCAGCGCCAGGAGTGAGGGCCTGGGAGACCTGTATGAGAGCCTGCTGGAGCTGGGCGAGGACGAGGCGGCACTTGAAGAGACCGGGGTTCTGGGGTGACCCGGTCCAGTGGGAGAGGGGAACAATCGGCTACGCCCGCCCCGGCTGATTTCGCCCCGGTCCTGATCCTGATTCAGCAGGCCCAGGCCCGCGCGTTGCACAGCGTCAACCGCGAGCTGATCGAGCTGTACTGGCAAGTTGGCGAATACCTGCAGCAGAAGATCCAGACAGACGGCTGGGGACGCGGCACGGTCAAGGAACTGGCGGACTGGCTGACCGCGCAGAACCCAGAGGCCAGAGGTTTCTCGGCGTCCAATCTGTGGCGGATGCGGCAGTTTTACGAAACCTACCGCCAGAATCCAAAACTCGCAGCACTGCTGCGAGAATTGAACTGGACGAATAACCTCGCCATTATGGGACGCGCGAATACCGATCAGGAAAGGGAATTTTATCTACAAGCGGCCATCCGTGGCCGCTGGAGTCAGCGGGAACTAATTCGGCAGATTGATGGCGGCCTGTACGAACGCGCCCTGCTGAATCCGGCGCAGCTCTCGCCCATGTTGCAGGCCCAGCAGCCTACCGCTGCACAGATTTTCAAAGACACCTATCTGCTGGATTTCCTGAAGCTGCCCCGGACACACAGCGAACAGGACCTGCAACGCGGTCTTGTGGCCCATTTGAAAGATTTTCTGCTGGAGCTTGGCCCGGATTTTGCTTTCATGGGGGAGGAATACCGCCTGCAAGTGGGTCAGCAGGATTTCTTCATTGACCTGCTGATGTATCACCGCCGCCTGCAAGCGCTGGTGGCGTTTGAGCTGAAGATCACGGCCTTTGCGCCGTCCATGATGGGGCAACTGGATTTTTACCTGGAGTCGCTGGACCGGGACCACCGGCTCGCTCACGAGAATCCCAGCATTGGTGTGCTGCTGTGCCACAGCGCTGATACACAAGTCGTGGAATATGCCCTGGCTCGTAGCGCCAGCCCCGCGCTCGTGGCCCGCTATTTAACGGAACTGCCGGACAAAGCCCTTCTTGAAGCCAAACTGAATGAGTTCTACGCTCTAGAAGAGGGCTGACTGCGCCTCAAAACGAGGGTGGAGCTTCGCCAATGCCCACTAGAACACTGCCGAGGGCCAGAACATCAGGCCCTGAAGATGGTCGAGATCCAACCTGAAGACGCTGACCCCACAGTTGTGGTTCTCAGTCCCCAACACTCTCCACAGCTGTCGTCTGGCGTGGTATCCAGCATCGAATCACGCGGAGCTGTTCGTCCTCTGAGGCTCAGTCCTGACCCGCCTTCGCAAGACACGGACCGTTGATGAACTCTTTCCTATTCCCCACGCGCGTGGGGAACAGGTCTTGACTTCGCTCAGGCCGCCCGCATCGGACTTACTGCTTCATGCTCACACGTCCCACATCGATTTGCTCAATCAACGCATATCTGCCCGAGCCAGGGTGCCATTTCACGAGGTACTGCATGCCCGCCTCCCCCTCCCGGTTTTTCACCAAGTCCAACACCAGATAGCGCCACCTATATTCCAGAGTCGCCGTCTCTGAAGGCAGCTCATGGCCTAGGGCCAGGGCATGCTCGGGATTGAGCGGATACAGCAGCAGCGCCGTATTTGCGGTGTATTCGATGCCCCCGGATTCTTTCCAGACGGCCAGCCGGTCATCCAGGCTGCGGGTCAGGAGTTCCCCGTAATGACCACGGCTGACGCTGGACAGGAGCAGGATCGGCGTCTGCTCTTCACGCCCGAGACGCACCTGCAATGACATCACGATGTCGTCAATCTTGTGCCGCTTCTCGGCGTCGATGTCTGAAGGCATGCGTTGCAGGTAATCGAGAATCACCAGCGGCGACTGACCAGAAAGGCTGTGTTGCCGCCGCACCTCAGCAATGATACGGTCAATTCCCCATTGCTGGGATGACCGTGCGCCGTTCCCTTCGTGAATCTGGAGTTGGTAGGCCGTGGAGGTATGAAGGTGATCGAAGGCTGGATGACCTTCAAGCAAGGGGCGCAAGGCCTGGTTCTTGAACTGCCCTGTTCGGAATGCCGAGAGCGGAACTTGGATGAGGGGAGCAATGATACGTGACCAGAGTTCCGCTTTGGACTGCTCGAAGGTGATGTATAGAACTGGTTTTCCTGCCTCGGCGTTGAGCAGGGCGATGTGAAGGGCCATGGCCGTTTTGCCGCCAGATGTGCCTCCGCCCAGCAGATGCAGGCCGGGGTAGAAACCACCCCCCAAGGCCCGGTCCAGCTCTGG includes:
- a CDS encoding tyrosine-type recombinase/integrase gives rise to the protein MGKRANGEGTITARKKNGVVVGYLGAVIVGYGKDGHADRRWVSGKTKQQVVTKMERLKAQRFAGTLVPGQKWTLSKLLEHHHQLKEQEGIKPNTVRSYRDTTRLVIAPYLGHIELEKLRALDVSNWLTTLQREGKSPRRREYALRVLKMALRQAERLELVNRNVAAGVRPPRVQQQEMKCWTLQEANAFTASTQDHRLHAAFYLALTTGLRRGEILGLQWRDINWQTSQLKVRHNLVEVRGESEGRIYQGKQTVSKIGVILQSPKTRGSRRTIPLSPKTMDKLRAHQRQQHQEKANAAEGWTESDFVFASTIGTPTHPRNFYTVFIDLVTASGLPRIRMHDLRHTAASLMFQRGLPIKTIAQRLGHASVAFTLNVYTHLYEEQKSEAAFDLDD
- a CDS encoding DUF262 domain-containing protein, with the translated sequence MSHEYSNSESIQQIMTQLSADPPALLLPEFQRDFAWDLESSYTLFDSIVQGLYIGSLKYGKPDFEMALRRVDVRPRRGEGSRAKVERLLYDEKRMKAASQISGLRIILDGQQRLTSIYRALKGHDKVYFTVRSDVTAEGMRQLSLEQLLHPELGIQGEDLRNQVCVPLDYAYLYTQGVPFDDEVQEYFRRETAYGRALVKEGDVDAERAAFKIFRQVLPKLKTLYEEPRLMSYYLLDMGLDKFVIFFERYNKLGLKLNFTDVLAAKLYGHFNLRQAFEDLLDRHPGIPIKRELLVRAVAVFTERLPRVERTHILRELTANDFKKHWPDVARLYIRTLDYLHEQRYMVSPRWLPSETMMLPLMMFFFELDKRRNSSMTQQQQMFVRWWYWSTTFAEHYSAASNEKILTDTRLMQRVARGEQIDHSYFLRMRPNLSDPEQLFTYGSASSVIYKGVLNLVHFAAEGLRDWTSDNLLSVSTLGSLELQDHHVFPQAFLRRTMAKQDRPEEVEAVRDSVVNRVLMPKGTNLRASDKAPYRYLNDLLQVNPQLRHSMSSHLVAPELLDNEQMSSQVYLTLYRRAEQILKLIRRETLEAEPVVRSLYAPERPAAGD
- a CDS encoding helix-turn-helix domain-containing protein, with the protein product MSATRWRLATFLRERGLSAYALAKAMEAPRPTTIYRLAREDHEPTRVDLPTLTAVLDGLRRLTGEDIQLTDVLEYVPDVGAGEEAQ
- a CDS encoding type I restriction-modification enzyme R subunit C-terminal domain-containing protein; this encodes MRQAALGGDLRALDDRVERDLSRLLASAPWTPPQESWLRVLAQQTQAIGLVDEAALDEPDLLLKRDYGGAACLDKPFGRDVKAALRRFNAEIWAS
- a CDS encoding helix-turn-helix domain-containing protein — translated: MSKRNYTTHTPTAEELLLRSALGRRIRRLRRVGEIANQESFADAIGVSRVHMSKIELGRADLRFSTLLKIAQGLGQPLDELLRDLASEVPLPE
- a CDS encoding HPP family protein, which translates into the protein MKDLHELTLEELRYFLRLLRQARYAALDDAEDFISICFALEEIGLRILGEKRTGLGGYQDALTFWVKDARQDQFSANLRRLIGARNDKSHTGAYARNAVTKAVAVGSVLEDCLMARLMTVEDIMTEGVVFAEPFMSLAKVRELMLSHSFSFLPVKWGEKFGLLSDREVARLWRTYAKKDSEPHLTPLRDLIAQGKLSPGPVNVIEIDTKLQDQVISAEPQLVVNAEGYVVGIISAFDWL
- a CDS encoding type I restriction-modification system subunit M; translated protein: MTQLQTTRDGVAKLWGLCDGMCDDVAYHQYVTGLTYLPFFKMGEETGSELPLGYRWRDLRVRYGLQQLDFDKAMLHLGTDTRGVVQGIYANANRMITNPTTLVNGMDNLDWCSARSEGLGDLYESLLELGEDEAALEETGVLG
- a CDS encoding PDDEXK nuclease domain-containing protein — its product is MTRSSGRGEQSATPAPADFAPVLILIQQAQARALHSVNRELIELYWQVGEYLQQKIQTDGWGRGTVKELADWLTAQNPEARGFSASNLWRMRQFYETYRQNPKLAALLRELNWTNNLAIMGRANTDQEREFYLQAAIRGRWSQRELIRQIDGGLYERALLNPAQLSPMLQAQQPTAAQIFKDTYLLDFLKLPRTHSEQDLQRGLVAHLKDFLLELGPDFAFMGEEYRLQVGQQDFFIDLLMYHRRLQALVAFELKITAFAPSMMGQLDFYLESLDRDHRLAHENPSIGVLLCHSADTQVVEYALARSASPALVARYLTELPDKALLEAKLNEFYALEEG
- a CDS encoding DnaB-like helicase C-terminal domain-containing protein, giving the protein MYVVPPALFQRLGSPTGSSFIPTSQLNADSRTRLRQDQRSLYVVHPDAELTRSLNRSGLEWYALTPELSDISSPAEIAQGLESAAETAVNRHLSSESQYLRGDFTHLIDRRAEQENGFLYSATFPELDRALGGGFYPGLHLLGGGTSGGKTAMALHIALLNAEAGKPVLYITFEQSKAELWSRIIAPLIQVPLSAFRTGQFKNQALRPLLEGHPAFDHLHTSTAYQLQIHEGNGARSSQQWGIDRIIAEVRRQHSLSGQSPLVILDYLQRMPSDIDAEKRHKIDDIVMSLQVRLGREEQTPILLLSSVSRGHYGELLTRSLDDRLAVWKESGGIEYTANTALLLYPLNPEHALALGHELPSETATLEYRWRYLVLDLVKNREGEAGMQYLVKWHPGSGRYALIEQIDVGRVSMKQ